From a single Pseudalkalibacillus hwajinpoensis genomic region:
- a CDS encoding aldo/keto reductase codes for MKTNRLGKSELYVSEIGLGTMSLGTDRDKAVSLIHDALDNGVNFIDTADLYDFGLNEEIVGEALKGRRDSVVLATKAGNHWEEGKDGWFWDPSKQHIKNAIKNSLRRLKTDYLDLLQLHGGTIEDPIDETIEAFEELKEEGLIREYGISSIRPNVIREFVKRSSIASVMMQYSILDRRPEEEILDLLHDNSISVIARGPLAKGMLSDRYEEKVKEDGFLDYSKFDVLETAKQLSALKGDSRNLTQTSLRYALAHPAVATVIPGASKSEQLLANLTAQNAPDLTPDEVRQIREASRANKYEKHR; via the coding sequence ATGAAAACCAATCGACTTGGAAAATCAGAACTTTATGTCAGTGAAATTGGGTTAGGGACGATGTCACTAGGTACCGATCGTGATAAAGCAGTTTCTCTTATTCACGATGCACTCGATAACGGCGTTAATTTCATTGATACAGCAGACCTGTATGATTTTGGATTGAATGAAGAAATTGTTGGGGAAGCTTTAAAAGGTCGAAGAGATTCAGTTGTGCTTGCTACGAAAGCTGGGAACCACTGGGAAGAAGGAAAAGACGGCTGGTTCTGGGATCCATCTAAACAGCATATAAAAAATGCCATTAAAAATAGTCTCCGCCGCTTAAAAACAGACTATCTCGACCTACTTCAATTACATGGTGGTACGATAGAAGATCCAATTGATGAAACCATTGAAGCGTTCGAAGAATTAAAAGAAGAAGGTCTTATTCGAGAGTACGGAATTTCAAGCATTCGTCCTAATGTTATTCGTGAATTTGTAAAGCGTTCTTCAATCGCTTCCGTTATGATGCAATACAGCATACTCGATCGACGACCTGAAGAAGAAATCCTGGATTTATTACACGATAATTCAATTAGCGTCATCGCAAGAGGCCCTCTTGCAAAAGGGATGCTATCTGATCGCTATGAAGAAAAGGTGAAAGAAGACGGTTTTCTTGATTACTCTAAATTTGACGTATTAGAAACGGCTAAGCAGCTTTCTGCCTTAAAAGGAGACAGTCGTAATCTCACACAAACATCTTTACGCTATGCCCTTGCTCATCCTGCAGTGGCTACGGTTATACCAGGTGCAAGTAAGAGTGAACAACTCCTCGCGAATCTTACAGCACAAAACGCACCTGATTTAACCCCAGATGAAGTAAGACAGATTAGAGAAGCATCACGAGCTAATAAATACGAAAAACACCGTTAA
- a CDS encoding cysteine hydrolase family protein: MGKEALLIIDMSNDFVHDDGGLTVGEKGQMIVPNIIALADSFLAEGNEIVICMDAHEEEDPHFDLWPVHNVIESWGQKLYGDLERWLEIHKGNALVSYVPKSEYDAFYQTDLENILKSRGVERVHLTGVCTDICDFLTAYGAYARGFKTVAHRSCMATFSNNHDVFIEQMKNIFKTEIR; the protein is encoded by the coding sequence ATGGGGAAGGAAGCTTTATTAATCATAGATATGAGCAACGATTTCGTACATGATGATGGTGGTTTAACAGTAGGGGAAAAAGGGCAAATGATTGTCCCAAATATAATAGCACTTGCTGATTCATTTCTCGCGGAGGGGAATGAAATTGTCATTTGTATGGATGCGCATGAAGAAGAAGATCCTCACTTTGATCTCTGGCCAGTACATAATGTTATAGAGTCGTGGGGGCAGAAATTATACGGTGACCTCGAACGATGGTTAGAAATTCACAAGGGAAACGCTCTTGTTTCATATGTTCCGAAGTCCGAATACGATGCATTTTATCAAACGGATCTTGAAAATATTTTAAAATCCAGGGGTGTTGAAAGAGTTCATCTGACGGGTGTTTGCACAGATATTTGTGATTTTCTGACTGCATATGGGGCTTATGCACGTGGATTCAAAACGGTTGCACATCGCTCCTGCATGGCGACGTTCTCTAACAACCACGATGTTTTTATCGAACAGATGAAGAATATATTCAAAACTGAAATACGTTAA
- the mciZ gene encoding Z-ring formation inhibitor MciZ has protein sequence MKVYIQPNGITMVGKPKQIQLMIRHYMDHYETIEEWIHAPAIRTKSHLRLIQ, from the coding sequence ATGAAAGTCTATATTCAACCTAATGGAATTACTATGGTTGGCAAACCAAAACAAATTCAATTAATGATTAGACATTATATGGATCATTATGAAACGATTGAGGAATGGATCCACGCTCCAGCCATTCGCACGAAATCACACTTACGTCTCATTCAATAG
- a CDS encoding NUDIX hydrolase — MDHLYEKTLSSKTIYQGRIIDLRVEDVELPNGKQSKRELIDHPGAVAVIAVTPNDKIIAVRQYRKALGKAIVEIPAGKLELGEKPELTAVRELEEETGYTCESLDKIISFYTSPGFANELVHLYVAKGLEKSGEQSTDEDEFLDVLHLSIEEMEEMLQTEEIHDAKTAYALMYLKMKLG, encoded by the coding sequence ATGGACCATTTATATGAAAAGACCCTTAGTTCAAAAACAATCTATCAGGGTCGAATAATTGATTTAAGAGTAGAAGATGTGGAATTACCGAATGGAAAACAGAGTAAGCGAGAACTCATTGATCATCCAGGAGCGGTAGCTGTGATCGCAGTAACGCCCAACGATAAAATTATAGCTGTGCGACAATATCGGAAAGCACTCGGAAAAGCGATTGTTGAGATTCCTGCCGGGAAACTCGAACTTGGGGAAAAGCCAGAATTAACAGCAGTACGTGAGTTAGAAGAAGAGACCGGTTATACATGTGAGTCTCTTGATAAAATTATATCTTTCTACACGTCACCTGGTTTTGCGAATGAGCTTGTTCATTTATATGTCGCCAAAGGACTTGAGAAAAGTGGCGAGCAGTCAACAGATGAAGATGAATTTCTTGATGTGCTCCACCTTTCAATAGAAGAAATGGAAGAGATGCTTCAAACAGAAGAAATTCATGATGCTAAAACAGCCTACGCACTCATGTATTTAAAAATGAAGTTAGGTTAG
- a CDS encoding endonuclease Q family protein, protein MFDCYADFHIHIGRTRSGKAVKITGSDTLTLTSILTEASERKGLNMIGIIDCHVPEIIGEIEALIQSDEGFELEGGGIKVGNLTLIPGTEIEIYDENCNGPIHVLVYLPDLTRMKHFSDWLSGRMTNITLSSQRIYENAVAVQNKARELDGLFIPAHIFTPFKSLYGKGVVKSLTEVLDPKKIDAVELGLSSNTWMADQIEELHAYPFLTNSDAHSTPKIAREYQHLRIESPTFKEWNKALRGEGGRKIVSNYGLDPRLGKYHETTCLNCGRKVIGTPCTCGSSQVVKGVSNRIQELSTIGKRPARPPYIHHVPLDFIPGIGPKTLDRLLDYFGTEMNVLHRTEEKDLASVVSPNHARLIVLARKGELSLKEGGGGTYGKVIG, encoded by the coding sequence ATGTTTGATTGCTATGCGGACTTTCATATTCATATCGGACGGACGAGATCAGGAAAAGCCGTAAAAATTACAGGTTCAGATACTCTGACACTTACTTCTATCCTTACTGAAGCTTCAGAACGTAAAGGACTCAATATGATCGGTATAATTGACTGCCACGTACCCGAGATTATAGGGGAGATTGAAGCACTTATTCAGTCAGATGAAGGTTTTGAATTAGAAGGTGGCGGGATAAAAGTTGGTAATCTCACCCTTATACCTGGAACTGAAATCGAAATCTATGATGAAAATTGTAATGGTCCTATTCATGTACTAGTGTATTTGCCAGATTTAACAAGAATGAAACATTTTTCGGATTGGCTGAGTGGCAGAATGACAAATATAACGTTAAGCTCTCAGCGTATTTACGAAAATGCAGTGGCTGTTCAAAACAAAGCAAGAGAGCTAGATGGTCTATTTATTCCTGCTCATATCTTTACACCTTTTAAAAGTTTATACGGAAAAGGTGTTGTGAAATCTCTTACAGAAGTATTAGATCCGAAAAAAATTGATGCAGTTGAACTTGGATTATCTTCAAATACATGGATGGCTGATCAGATTGAAGAGTTGCATGCTTATCCTTTTTTAACAAATTCTGATGCGCATTCGACTCCGAAAATCGCAAGAGAATACCAGCACTTGAGAATAGAATCTCCTACATTTAAAGAATGGAATAAAGCGTTACGTGGAGAAGGTGGGAGAAAAATCGTTTCAAATTATGGACTTGATCCCAGGCTCGGAAAGTACCATGAAACAACCTGCCTGAATTGCGGCCGTAAAGTGATTGGCACACCGTGCACCTGTGGAAGTTCCCAGGTGGTAAAAGGAGTATCAAATCGAATTCAAGAATTAAGTACAATTGGAAAACGGCCAGCACGTCCTCCATACATCCACCATGTTCCACTTGATTTCATACCCGGGATTGGGCCTAAAACGTTAGATCGCCTTCTTGATTATTTTGGTACAGAAATGAACGTTCTGCATCGTACAGAAGAAAAAGATCTTGCATCCGTTGTTTCTCCGAATCATGCTAGACTTATCGTGCTAGCTAGAAAGGGTGAACTTTCGTTAAAAGAAGGGGGCGGCGGAACATACGGTAAAGTAATCGGCTAA
- the spoIIM gene encoding stage II sporulation protein M yields the protein MNRSRQVKQVISAHLSDHVSLYTFIAVLFLMGIVFGAVIVNSLSLTQKEDLAEYLSRFFGQVSEGQFATASEMFQQSFTHYARYVGLMWLLGLTIIGLPIVLIMLFLKGVVVGFTVGFLVNQMSWKGFLLAFVSVFPQNILAVPAVIVVGTASLTFSLRLMRQLLMKRKTEMILGPFLRFSALVVCTLGVLCIAAWFEAYLSPELIKAVVDIK from the coding sequence ATGAATCGAAGCCGACAAGTTAAGCAAGTGATTTCAGCTCATCTATCAGACCATGTATCTCTTTACACATTCATAGCTGTTTTATTCTTAATGGGTATCGTATTTGGAGCAGTTATTGTGAATAGCTTAAGCCTTACTCAAAAAGAAGATCTGGCAGAATACTTAAGCCGTTTCTTTGGACAGGTTTCAGAGGGACAATTTGCTACCGCCTCTGAAATGTTCCAACAAAGTTTTACCCACTATGCAAGGTACGTTGGTTTAATGTGGCTTCTTGGTCTTACGATAATTGGCCTCCCGATTGTTCTGATCATGCTATTTCTTAAAGGGGTTGTGGTAGGTTTTACGGTCGGCTTTCTAGTAAACCAGATGAGCTGGAAAGGATTTCTGCTTGCCTTTGTTTCAGTATTTCCGCAGAATATACTGGCGGTTCCTGCAGTGATTGTTGTAGGGACAGCTTCATTAACATTTTCGTTACGATTAATGAGGCAGCTCTTAATGAAGAGAAAAACAGAAATGATTTTAGGTCCATTCCTGAGGTTTTCGGCTTTAGTGGTATGTACACTTGGGGTTCTATGCATTGCAGCATGGTTTGAAGCGTATCTTTCACCCGAGTTAATAAAAGCAGTGGTTGATATTAAGTGA
- a CDS encoding Fur family transcriptional regulator — MESRIDRIKKHLHSQSYKLTPQREATVRVLLENEEDHLSAEDVYLLVKEKSPEIGLATVYRTLELLAELKIVDKINFGDGVSRFDLRQEGAAHFHHHLVCIECGAVDEIQDDLLGDVEKVVENDWNFKIKDHRLTFHGICYRCQKQEDSTEQPEQVSNHS, encoded by the coding sequence ATGGAAAGCAGAATCGATCGAATTAAGAAACACCTTCATTCTCAAAGCTATAAGCTTACACCTCAAAGAGAAGCAACGGTTAGAGTTCTTCTTGAAAATGAAGAAGACCATTTAAGTGCTGAAGATGTTTACCTACTCGTTAAAGAGAAATCTCCTGAAATTGGACTTGCAACCGTTTATAGAACGCTTGAGCTTTTAGCTGAATTGAAAATCGTCGATAAAATTAATTTTGGAGACGGTGTGTCAAGGTTTGATCTCAGGCAAGAAGGTGCTGCCCATTTTCACCATCATCTGGTTTGTATAGAATGTGGAGCAGTGGATGAAATTCAGGATGACTTACTTGGTGATGTAGAAAAGGTAGTTGAGAATGACTGGAATTTCAAAATTAAAGATCATCGATTAACGTTTCATGGGATCTGTTACCGCTGTCAGAAACAGGAAGACTCAACGGAACAGCCGGAACAGGTATCCAACCATTCATAA
- a CDS encoding YqzK family protein → MKVFLLFTGCTLLFYFGILWVNQEYQNYHRYDEPQGKAVKVVQMETDKQIFLERLEFFYQTGE, encoded by the coding sequence ATGAAAGTTTTCTTGCTGTTTACAGGTTGTACACTACTGTTTTACTTCGGAATCCTCTGGGTAAATCAAGAATACCAAAACTATCACAGGTATGATGAGCCACAGGGAAAAGCAGTGAAAGTCGTACAAATGGAAACCGATAAGCAAATTTTCCTTGAAAGGCTCGAATTTTTTTACCAGACAGGTGAATAA
- the xerD gene encoding site-specific tyrosine recombinase XerD: protein MEDHVQDFLHYLIVERSLSKNTLDAYRRDLTQYLTFLKEKEALTSFGEVHRVQIVNYLYALKDQGKASTTIARNIASIRSFHQFLLREKAVDQDPSVHIETPRTERKLPKILSTTEVEQLLEAPDYSTPFGKRDRAMLEVLYATGLRVSELVDLKLEDIHLTMGFIRTIGKGNKERIVPLGKMARDALTTYLDEGRGQLMKQNRTDMLFLNHRGERLSRQGFWKILKKLAVQARIVKPLTPHTLRHSFATHLLENGADLRAVQELLGHADISTTQIYTHVTKTRLKDIYSTYHPRA, encoded by the coding sequence ATGGAAGATCACGTACAGGATTTTTTACACTATCTAATTGTTGAGCGAAGTCTGTCAAAAAACACTCTCGATGCATACAGGCGTGACTTGACTCAATACTTAACTTTCTTGAAAGAAAAAGAGGCGCTAACTTCTTTTGGAGAGGTACATCGTGTCCAAATAGTAAATTATTTATATGCTTTAAAAGATCAGGGGAAAGCATCAACAACCATCGCGCGAAATATCGCTTCAATTCGATCCTTTCACCAATTTCTACTTAGAGAAAAGGCGGTTGATCAGGATCCGTCTGTACATATCGAAACACCCAGGACGGAGCGTAAATTACCTAAGATACTCTCAACTACTGAAGTAGAACAACTTCTTGAAGCTCCTGATTACTCTACGCCATTTGGAAAACGTGATCGGGCAATGTTAGAGGTACTGTATGCCACAGGTTTACGGGTTTCTGAATTAGTAGACTTAAAATTGGAAGATATTCATCTTACCATGGGCTTTATTCGAACAATAGGGAAAGGGAATAAAGAAAGAATTGTTCCTCTTGGCAAAATGGCACGCGATGCTCTGACAACTTATCTCGATGAAGGTCGGGGTCAGTTGATGAAACAGAATAGAACAGATATGCTCTTTCTAAATCATCGGGGTGAAAGGCTTTCAAGGCAGGGATTCTGGAAAATTCTCAAGAAACTTGCTGTTCAAGCTAGAATTGTCAAACCACTTACACCCCATACATTAAGACATTCATTTGCCACACACTTGCTTGAAAATGGAGCGGACCTGAGAGCTGTGCAAGAGTTGCTTGGACATGCTGATATATCAACAACTCAAATTTATACACATGTGACAAAGACAAGGTTGAAAGATATTTACTCTACGTATCATCCGCGAGCCTGA
- the deoB gene encoding phosphopentomutase yields the protein MDSVGIGEAPDADKFNDKGADTLGHIADHMNGLNMPNMEKLGLGNIREINGVSKAEKPLAHYTKMMEASNGKDTMTGHWEIMGLHIGQPFRTFPEGFPDQLISELEQRTGRKVIGNKPASGTEILVELGEEHVKTGAIIVYTSADSVLQIAAHEDVVPLDELYNICEIAREMTKAEEYMVGRVIARPFEGEAGYFKRTSNRHDYALKPFGHTVMNELKDNKKDVIAIGKISDIYDNEGVTESLRTKSNMDGMDKLIETQQMNFEGLSFLNLVDFDALFGHRRDPQGYGEALEEYDKRLTEVLERMEEDDLLFITADHGNDPIHHGTDHTREYVPLLAYHKGISVGEDLGIRQTFADIGATVADNFEVKLPEHGTSFLNKL from the coding sequence ATGGATTCAGTAGGAATTGGTGAAGCTCCTGATGCTGATAAATTTAATGATAAGGGTGCAGACACGCTCGGCCATATTGCAGATCATATGAATGGTCTTAACATGCCGAATATGGAAAAGCTAGGGCTTGGAAACATTCGTGAAATAAACGGCGTATCAAAAGCAGAGAAACCACTGGCTCATTACACAAAGATGATGGAAGCGTCAAATGGGAAAGATACGATGACAGGTCACTGGGAAATTATGGGCCTTCATATCGGACAACCGTTCCGAACTTTTCCGGAGGGCTTTCCGGATCAGCTTATTTCTGAACTTGAACAAAGAACGGGACGTAAAGTGATTGGGAATAAACCGGCTTCGGGAACAGAAATTTTAGTTGAACTTGGCGAAGAACATGTTAAGACTGGCGCCATTATTGTATACACTTCTGCAGATTCTGTTCTACAGATTGCGGCTCATGAAGATGTCGTTCCGTTAGATGAACTCTACAATATTTGTGAGATTGCAAGAGAAATGACGAAAGCCGAAGAGTATATGGTAGGCCGCGTAATTGCTCGACCTTTCGAAGGGGAGGCTGGGTACTTTAAACGAACTTCTAATCGGCATGATTATGCTCTTAAGCCATTTGGTCATACCGTTATGAACGAGCTGAAGGATAACAAGAAAGATGTCATTGCCATTGGGAAAATTTCTGATATCTACGATAACGAAGGTGTAACGGAGTCGCTTCGGACTAAATCGAATATGGATGGTATGGATAAATTAATTGAAACACAGCAAATGAACTTTGAAGGATTAAGCTTCTTGAATCTTGTTGATTTTGATGCGCTCTTTGGCCATCGGCGCGATCCTCAGGGTTATGGTGAAGCGCTGGAAGAGTATGATAAAAGGCTTACGGAAGTTCTTGAGCGTATGGAAGAGGATGATCTTTTGTTTATCACTGCAGATCATGGGAACGATCCAATCCATCACGGAACTGACCATACAAGGGAATATGTGCCTTTGCTTGCTTACCATAAAGGAATTTCAGTAGGTGAAGATCTTGGTATTCGTCAAACGTTCGCTGACATCGGTGCTACTGTTGCAGATAATTTTGAAGTGAAGCTGCCCGAACACGGGACTAGCTTTCTTAACAAGCTTTAG
- a CDS encoding purine-nucleoside phosphorylase, with product MTVIKQEIQDASSFIEEKIGGLSPEIGLILGSGLGVLADEIKNPIRISYSDIPNFPVSTVEGHAGQFVFGELNGKMVAAMQGRFHFYEGYAMDKVTFPVRVMKELGIEKVIVTNAAGGVNKEFEPGDLMVIADHINNFGTNPLIGPNSNEFGPRFPDMSTTYSESLQTLAHETARDLGLKLQSGVYVGNTGPTYETPAEVRMLRALGGDAVGMSTVPEVIIARHAGMAVLGISCISNMAAGILDQPLHHDEVIETTEKVKANFLSLVKNIVSKMN from the coding sequence ATGACGGTTATTAAACAGGAAATTCAAGACGCATCATCTTTTATTGAGGAAAAAATTGGCGGTTTGAGTCCGGAAATCGGACTTATTCTTGGGTCTGGACTGGGAGTTCTTGCTGATGAAATAAAGAATCCAATTCGTATCTCTTATAGTGATATACCAAACTTTCCAGTTTCTACCGTTGAAGGACATGCTGGACAGTTTGTATTTGGTGAATTAAACGGCAAGATGGTTGCGGCGATGCAGGGCCGCTTTCACTTTTACGAAGGCTATGCGATGGATAAAGTCACCTTTCCAGTACGAGTTATGAAAGAACTTGGCATTGAAAAAGTGATTGTTACAAATGCTGCTGGCGGTGTTAATAAAGAATTTGAACCAGGTGATTTAATGGTAATCGCTGATCATATTAATAACTTTGGAACGAACCCATTAATTGGGCCGAACAGTAACGAATTCGGTCCGCGTTTTCCAGACATGTCAACTACATATTCAGAAAGTCTGCAAACCCTCGCACATGAAACTGCCAGAGACCTGGGTCTGAAGCTTCAGTCTGGTGTTTATGTTGGAAATACGGGTCCAACCTATGAAACCCCTGCAGAAGTTCGGATGTTACGAGCGCTTGGTGGAGATGCAGTTGGAATGTCTACAGTACCCGAGGTGATCATTGCAAGACATGCAGGTATGGCAGTGCTAGGGATTTCATGTATATCAAACATGGCAGCAGGAATTCTTGATCAGCCACTTCATCATGATGAAGTGATTGAAACGACGGAAAAAGTAAAAGCGAATTTCCTTTCATTAGTAAAAAACATTGTAAGCAAAATGAACTAG
- a CDS encoding pyrimidine-nucleoside phosphorylase: MRMVDVIQKKRNGKELTKEEITFFIEGYTKGDIPDYQASALMMAIYFNGMKSNETAMLTQAMVDSGETIDLSAIEGHKVDKHSTGGVGDKTTFIVGPLVASVGVPVAKMSGRGLGHTGGTLDKLESIKGFHIEMTKEEFVNNVNTHKLSVAGQTGNLAPADKKLYALRDVTATVDSIPLIAGSIMSKKLASGADGIVLDVKTGSGAFMKKLEDSEALAREMVNIGNNLGRNTVAVISDMNQPLGFEVGNANEVREACQVLQGEDIEDLRLLSLELASHMTVLAGAFDNIESAYKTLEANLQNGKAFEAFRTLVQAQGGDVSVIDDLSKLPQAKYHIEVPAHKDGYVTEIDAESIGVAAMYLGAGRATKDDQINYGVGITLKKKVGDEVKKGEALVVLHSDEETPDNSIEKINVAYVLSDQVAEKHQLIYKVIN; the protein is encoded by the coding sequence ATGAGAATGGTTGATGTAATTCAAAAAAAAAGAAACGGAAAAGAATTAACTAAGGAAGAAATTACTTTTTTCATAGAGGGCTATACAAAAGGCGATATTCCTGATTATCAGGCATCTGCCTTAATGATGGCAATCTATTTTAATGGAATGAAGTCAAATGAAACGGCGATGTTAACACAGGCAATGGTGGATTCTGGAGAGACTATTGATCTTTCAGCCATTGAAGGACATAAAGTGGACAAGCATTCTACAGGTGGGGTTGGTGATAAAACGACCTTTATCGTCGGACCGCTTGTGGCTTCAGTTGGTGTACCGGTTGCAAAGATGTCTGGTCGTGGGCTGGGTCATACTGGTGGAACACTTGACAAGCTTGAATCCATTAAAGGCTTTCATATTGAAATGACCAAAGAAGAATTTGTTAATAATGTGAATACACATAAACTTTCTGTAGCAGGACAAACTGGAAACCTTGCTCCAGCTGATAAAAAACTTTATGCGCTCAGAGATGTTACAGCAACTGTTGATTCCATTCCACTAATTGCGGGGTCTATTATGAGTAAGAAGCTCGCTTCAGGTGCAGACGGTATTGTGCTTGATGTTAAAACTGGTTCAGGAGCATTTATGAAAAAGCTTGAGGATTCAGAAGCCCTGGCTAGAGAAATGGTGAACATCGGTAATAACCTTGGCCGTAACACCGTAGCTGTTATTAGCGACATGAATCAGCCGCTTGGTTTTGAAGTAGGAAATGCTAATGAAGTTCGTGAAGCATGTCAGGTGCTTCAGGGTGAGGATATTGAAGATTTGAGACTTCTTTCCTTAGAACTTGCCTCCCATATGACTGTTCTTGCAGGAGCATTTGACAATATTGAATCAGCTTACAAAACGCTTGAAGCTAATCTTCAAAACGGAAAAGCGTTTGAGGCATTTAGAACGCTCGTTCAAGCGCAGGGCGGAGATGTTAGTGTCATTGATGATTTATCTAAACTTCCGCAAGCAAAGTATCACATTGAAGTACCTGCTCATAAGGATGGTTATGTGACAGAAATTGATGCTGAGTCAATTGGAGTTGCAGCAATGTACCTCGGTGCAGGTAGAGCAACAAAAGATGACCAGATCAATTATGGCGTTGGGATCACACTTAAGAAAAAAGTAGGCGATGAAGTTAAGAAAGGGGAAGCACTCGTTGTGCTTCATAGCGATGAGGAGACTCCTGATAACTCCATTGAAAAAATCAATGTGGCCTATGTTCTTTCTGATCAGGTAGCTGAGAAGCATCAGCTTATTTATAAAGTAATCAACTAA
- a CDS encoding D-alanyl-D-alanine carboxypeptidase family protein, giving the protein MLVPSFASAEEAKRNIVEESSSAILLERDTGAVLFEKESDKKLPPASMTKIMTMILIMEAIESGKISLDQKIRASEYAASMGGSQIFLEAGEEMTVDDMLKGIAIASGNDASVAMAEAIAGSEDEFVNMMNQKATEMGLSNTHFVNPTGLPAKDHYSTANDMALMARELLKYDLITKYTGLYEDYLRQDTDKKFWLVNTNKLVKFYPGVDGLKTGFTSEAKYCLTATAKRDDMRVVAVVMGAPTPKVRNAEITKLFDYAFSQYKTQKLFDRHHVVKEVEMNKGDQASMTVVTSERVSVLLKKGQENGEITTSIKMNENIQTPVKKGDEVGMLSVKVDGHVTAKSPVLSSEDIHQASWWQLMKRTAAQFAKTPNEGVK; this is encoded by the coding sequence ATGCTCGTTCCTTCTTTTGCCAGCGCAGAGGAAGCGAAACGTAACATTGTAGAGGAGTCATCATCAGCTATTTTGCTTGAACGAGATACAGGTGCGGTTTTATTTGAAAAAGAAAGTGATAAAAAGCTTCCTCCAGCAAGTATGACTAAAATCATGACAATGATCTTAATTATGGAAGCAATTGAAAGCGGAAAAATAAGCCTTGATCAAAAAATTCGAGCAAGTGAATATGCTGCTTCGATGGGAGGATCTCAAATTTTCCTTGAGGCCGGTGAAGAAATGACGGTTGACGATATGCTTAAGGGAATCGCAATTGCTTCAGGAAATGATGCATCAGTTGCTATGGCAGAAGCCATTGCTGGTTCTGAAGACGAATTCGTTAACATGATGAATCAAAAAGCAACTGAAATGGGCCTCTCGAATACTCATTTTGTGAATCCTACAGGTTTACCAGCCAAGGACCATTATTCAACAGCAAATGATATGGCATTGATGGCAAGAGAATTATTGAAATATGACTTGATTACTAAATATACAGGGTTATATGAAGATTACTTGAGACAGGATACTGACAAGAAATTCTGGCTAGTTAATACGAATAAGCTTGTGAAATTCTATCCAGGAGTAGACGGATTGAAAACCGGTTTTACAAGTGAAGCGAAGTATTGCCTGACAGCAACGGCAAAAAGAGATGATATGCGTGTGGTAGCTGTTGTGATGGGAGCACCTACACCAAAAGTGAGAAATGCTGAAATCACTAAGCTATTTGATTATGCGTTTTCGCAATATAAAACTCAAAAATTGTTTGATCGTCATCATGTTGTAAAGGAAGTTGAAATGAATAAAGGGGATCAAGCTTCAATGACAGTTGTGACATCTGAGCGAGTATCTGTTCTTTTGAAAAAGGGGCAGGAAAATGGAGAAATCACAACGTCAATTAAAATGAATGAAAACATTCAAACTCCCGTAAAGAAGGGTGATGAAGTGGGAATGTTATCGGTGAAAGTGGATGGCCATGTAACGGCAAAATCGCCCGTGCTTTCCTCTGAAGATATTCATCAAGCTTCGTGGTGGCAGCTCATGAAGCGGACGGCTGCACAGTTCGCCAAAACACCTAACGAAGGTGTCAAGTAA
- the spoIIAA gene encoding anti-sigma F factor antagonist, translating to MSLSINLEVRHPVLLIRLDGELDHHTSEELRDRVDTIIEERRIEHIVLSLEGLSFMDSSGLGVILGRYNKVKSFGGEMVVCSISPAVKRLFEMSGLFKIVRLEADEQHALATLGVA from the coding sequence GTGAGTCTTTCGATCAACCTTGAAGTGAGACATCCCGTTCTGCTAATTCGGCTCGATGGTGAGCTGGATCACCATACGTCCGAGGAATTAAGAGACAGGGTAGATACCATTATTGAAGAGCGTCGCATTGAACATATTGTACTCAGTCTTGAAGGACTGTCCTTTATGGATAGTTCAGGTCTTGGCGTTATTCTTGGCAGGTACAATAAAGTGAAAAGCTTTGGCGGTGAAATGGTTGTTTGTTCAATATCTCCAGCTGTTAAACGCTTGTTCGAGATGTCGGGGTTATTCAAAATTGTGAGGCTTGAGGCTGATGAGCAGCATGCCCTTGCTACCCTGGGGGTGGCGTAA